In the genome of Segatella copri, one region contains:
- the yfcE gene encoding phosphodiesterase has protein sequence MKYLLFSDIHGCLPALEKVLDFFEQEKCDMMCIMGDIINYGPRNRIPEGIDPKGIVERLNALADKIVAVRGNCDAEVDQMLLDFPIMETYALLVDNGKRYLLTHGHVYNKENMPKGPYDCIIYGHSHLWELSHNEKGLGIVNTGSITFPKGGNVPTFATLENGKFTMYHLDTCEVLATMEA, from the coding sequence ATGAAGTATTTACTGTTTTCAGATATCCATGGCTGCTTGCCAGCCCTGGAGAAAGTGCTCGATTTCTTCGAGCAGGAGAAGTGCGACATGATGTGCATCATGGGCGACATCATCAACTATGGTCCCCGCAACCGCATTCCCGAGGGCATCGACCCTAAGGGCATCGTGGAGCGGCTGAATGCCCTTGCTGATAAGATTGTGGCCGTTCGTGGCAACTGCGATGCGGAGGTAGACCAGATGCTGCTCGATTTCCCTATTATGGAGACTTACGCCCTGCTGGTAGACAACGGCAAGCGCTATCTCTTGACCCATGGCCACGTATACAATAAGGAGAACATGCCAAAAGGTCCATACGACTGCATCATCTACGGTCATTCCCATCTCTGGGAACTATCGCATAACGAGAAGGGGCTAGGCATCGTGAACACGGGCAGCATCACCTTCCCGAAGGGCGGAAATGTACCAACATTCGCTACTTTGGAGAATGGAAAATTCACCATGTATCATCTGGATACGTGCGAAGTGCTGGCAACAATGGAAGCATAA